The DNA segment CCTATTTAACACTCGTCCTGTTTTCATTCGCTGAGTCTGAGATGTCCTGTCCACCGtgaatgtttcttcctgttttttcagtttgttgtttttatttgcagtctttttttgtattaaaaccTATTATTAGCTTTAAcctaatgttttatttgatttcattcatttatttgcttccttcagttttgtttaactccttttttctttaaacaaccCCCCAACAAAATGTTTGGGACGCTGTTTTTGTTCCTGTGTTCTGttacttcctgtcttattttgaaagtccctCATCTCATGTGCTTTTTGAGTTAACTCTTTGTCTCTAGAGTTCTGCATATCAGTGTAATAAGTAATATGGAGGGACAGACTGAGACTGCCATTATATGCTGATGATGTGGTTGCGTTTACTGTAAAATTATAGAAATAATAAATTTTGTGATTTCTGCTCTGTGTTCTTTGTAACACTTTATAGACCAAACTGTGGACCTGCTGATACACAGTCCGCATACATCGTCATTTACCTGCACACGGCTCCGTATCCGGGAACTATGCGGCACTCTCCTCCTTGGCAGTAGTTCGGCTGGAGGACACACAGGCTCTGGCAGGGCAGACCGTCCACTGACACGAAGCCCAACTGGCACTGACACTCCGCCTCCTTCGTCCAGGCGTTCACCACGCAGCGAGAAAACTCACCGCAGGCCTGGAACTTGCAGGGATCGGCCTGATCAGCTGCAAGGAGAGGAAGGCAGAAAAACGTGGACACACATTAGTATTCAGGAGGAGTTTCCCGCGCCTTCCTCTAACCACCCTCCTCTCTCCGGGAGGTGCTCAGGAGTGTTTGATTTTAATGAGAtcctctcctcctgctctgCACTGAAATGTAAGGTTTAGCCGGCCTCCGAGACTAAACGTCAGATTCACTCCGGGGAAATTAGCATGTGTGCAGGGTGTCACGGATGAGAAGTACATCATGTTGTGAAGCCACAGCACGTGGTCAGTATCTGTAATCCAAACATACATCAGCAAGTATGTGTGTTTGAATCAGGGCTTCTGCTGGGGGTCTACAGCCTTCGTGTCCTGGAGAGTTCCTgtttatttatactgtatatttattagagatggcacgataccacttttttatgtccgataccgatatcataaatttggatatctgccgataccgatatgaatccgatatagtgttttttaatcaacaaaactgttttttaaatatcttgctgcattttgtataagttcatactcaagtttaaaacaacaactacactaaagctattctgttatacctgtatgcaaaaaaaaaaaaatttcatagttcagcaatactgatcaatctaataaacttaaacctacaccatcctccctattctggtattttaaagagtacttagcataaatattaagcaacctaactaatagggttccaactcccagcaacaacaaaaataaataaataaaaaatagggaaccacccctcacgctccacctcatgatgcttaatcgacgtaatcaaccttaatttgatgcagtgtgaaaaaaaatgcacagaaatcaattatttttcaagaaatattaaatagattcaacatctttcttcaacaaaattgcagactgcacagatggtaccttcccaaaggaaaaagtactatagcttactagggtatattagacttaacagttactatatacaataatggacttctatacattttacatcagattaaaactttgggtgtaagattcagataaatattaaataattaaaagctagacattttaaatgagaataagaaagaaaagtatgtctttgtgcccccttttccctgttaatgccctatcggcccccctggctaaactttgctagatccgcccctgcacagttaccagcgtcagctacgtagaaaaagatcctggagtagaaagtaatattaaataaattctaacaacagctgatcaagcttaaacgtgctgctgttgttcagccgctggtttcctctttctggtgcaaagtgggccaaaaacaaacaagagagacagactcatgacagaaaagccgatcagctgatcgttaagcagtttcatgattgaagtagcagcaagaagaggcagtcgcttgttaagcttaatgcaggaatgctttacaaacattcagagatggacttacacacttgctttacttctctcgggataactttgtcggagatgaaatgccgggttgctagcgaagctccacatgctatccagaccaccgacaggtcccgcatgccacagccgctctatcacgtgatgcatactgctccgacgtgctaacgttctgaggtgagttacggcgtgttgcaagttttgtgaggtgctttcgtgatatttaatggatcggattacattttttatttttctccgatatccgatccagtaatttaggtcagtatcggaccgatacgtaatatcggatcggtccatctctaatatttATCAGTGTATGCCAGCTGgaacagaaacagctgattTTACATCATGACTTGGAATAAATAGCCATATTTAATCTGTGTATGTAAAATGTCCCTCTTACTACTTTTCTTAGACTGTGTAACTGGCAGGTTTGAGGAATCTATCAAACATATCGCTGCACAGTTTTTGGGAGATTGCTTGTAACCCTCAAATCAACTACAAGAGAATTTAAGGTTTTATAAACCTGCATTTacctttgtttttacagtgtatgTAGTGCTTTATAGCCTCTTTTAGTTCAAAATCTAGTCTtgccagccactttattaggtatccCTTGCTGGGGAACACTCCTCAGAGATGTTGGTCCATACCGATgtgataaaaatcacacagcttctgcagctttgttcacaacaaacacaagtgtttcagCAAAAACCTGATTCCCAATCAGGATTttgctgaaacacacacacgctcgcCTCGAGACAGAAGATGTTGCAGCAGCACTTCTCCTCTCAGCAGCTCACTTCTCATCTTCATCACCATTATTCGGGCCCTATAATGTTCTCTACGATCCCACCGTGTGCCGTTGGATTTGACATATAGACCTAATTACCAAGTCTGTTTGAATGTTTGTGATCTCTGCTCCCTGCCTCAGACTCATCTGTGGAGAATATTACATCACAAAGCTTTTAGAGTGTGAACTGCATGCAGAGGAGCGCTGCTGATACAACAAATGTGAATTATTCTAAGATGCCTGTTTATATCTCATACATAAAAAGAAATCCTGACATCATAAAACACCACCGCACTGCAGCTAACAAAAGAAACGGCATGTTGGCTTTTTAATCTTTCATGTTAAGGAATAAAAACACCATTGCATGCAAAAAGGACTCTTAGATATTCAGTTGAACAACAGTAGAATCAGCACTGAGCCAGAGCTTGCTTTAATCACTGCTAACATCAGCCAAAACAAACTGTCTTCCTGTGTTATATTACTCTATTTTATAAACTGCTACGGACCCGTTGAGGCATGCACTCCACTCTACTCCTGAAGGTGTGCCGTGGGATCTACACCCAGATGTAAGCGACAGATCCTTTAAGTCCTCTAAGCTGCGAGGTGGGGGCTCCATGGATGGGACTTGTTTGTCCAGAATATCCCACAGATGCTcgattggactgagatctgagAAATCTGGAAgccaagtcaacacctcaaaTTGTTCCTGAACTATTTCTGGTTTGTGGCACCTCGCATTATCCTGATGAAAGACACAGCCATCAGGGAGTACTGTTTCCATGAAAGGGTGTACATGGTCTGCAACACCGCTAAGGTAGATGTTACATGTCAAAGTGACGTCCATGTGTTGGcaggacccaaggtttcccagcagaacacgGTGGATGGGGTCAGTGTGGGAACCCTCGCTGTCTGTAGTGCCAGATGTTCTGTGTATTCTGACAgctttctatcagaaccagcTTAAACGTTTTTTGCAATTTGAGCTAAAGTAGCCACACGGGCCGGGCTTCGTTCCCCACATGCATCAGTGAGCCTCAGCCGCCCATGACAACTGTTCGTTCCTTGGACCACTTTGATAGATACTGACCCCTGCATACCGGAAACACCCAACGAGAGCTGCAGGTGTAGAGACACTCTGAACAGCTCGGCCCTTGTCAAACTGTGATGGCAATCCTTACATTCGCTCATTTTACCTGCTTCTAACAAATCAACTTTGAGAACAAAATGTTGACTTGCTCCCACCTGCTAACAGGTGAAGAAATAATCACTGTTATTCACCTCACCTGTCACTGCTCACAATTTTAGGCCCGGCTGGTGTACATGAGCAGCAGACCGAAGTTCACATTCAGTTCGGTTTGGGGCAGAGAAAGCTCAGGACACCTGCAAACCCGGTAGCGTTTCACGCACCTGGTTCGATGTCCAGAGAGTGGGTGTCAATCTGGATGTGCAGCTTCTTGGCGGCAGCGGTGCAAAACTCCTCCAGGATGCAGTGGACCGCCTCGGTGATGTTGTACGGCACTGACTTGGTGAACTTCATCTTGCTGTTGACGACCAcgctgcccttcctgaagttgAGGATCTCCAGTTTTTTGAAGCCCGTCAGGTTGGCCTGCAGGAACGGCAGcagctgcagaagaagaagaagcagagagtGACGCGTAGGCCATAggggagtctgactgtttgataTAATTTGATATTAACAaccaagtacacacacacacacacacacacacacacacacacacacaaagggaaAATTACACATTTTCTCTGAGCTCTTTGGAGAatctgcacaaaacaaaactgaaggaaaaacagaagaaaattgaTGTAAATGTAGTTTGGGCCGATTAAACTGTCTCATCATGAATTCTGTCTAAACTGAGTGAATTCATAAATAACTTGATGCCTCTCTGCTCACATAACTCACATCTTTTATGCCCATGAAGTCAAAGCCTTGGCTGAATTGATGCACCCAGTCTGATTTTATCCAGAGTTTTGTGTGAATGTCTGGAATTTCTTTCTACAAATCAATACATTCATCTAcgtttcctcctcctgctcgaGAAATTCTTGCAATGCCTGAACTCACACTGAAGATTTATATTGTAATTCAGAAGCTGCAAAGAATACAGAACGCCttttaaatcacacaaacatcTCTCTGAGGAAGAAACCATCCCACTGTTTGAGTCAATCCGCTGTCAGCagacacagaaaggaaagaTTAAAGTCAtaattttaaactttaatgtGATATGGATGAACTGTGTCTTCAAACCAGAAAGTAATCAGAGGATTTATCCGGGTTTTTTCTAGTTAAATCCCAGTTTTTGTGCCCCAAATTGATTGGCTTATTCTTCTTAATAGGATTACAGCCCTGTTCTTTTCTCCCTTCAGTTTAAGTCAGTACTTCTTCTTCAATCCCATTTATCTTCAATTCACTTTAAAGTCGATCCTTTGGTGCAATTAATTATAGAAATTACATGTAAATTTTTACATGTAACATGGTTTATTCAATAACTTTGCATTAGTATGAACATCTGTACTGGAAGCTGTTTCCTCTCGTGCATTTATTTGTAAAAGGTCCGCACAAAAAGCATCCACCTCATAAAAAGAGAAGAATGGCTTTCACCACATTTAGCCCGACGAGCTGCTTTCCATCTGTTATCAACCAGACAGCAATCGCTTCTATTATTTATAGTACAGCTAACAGCGGCGGTGTTGAAGGGAGGCATATACTTGGAGCTGACTATCTTATTTGTTCACATCTTACCGTTTTTGAGAACCTTTAGAAATGCAGTGACCTAAGTGTCTTCTGTTTGGTGTTGATCGCGTTGCCTCAAAGAAAGGAACAGCCtgttctgtcttcctccccacACAGCAGATAGCCGCagattcttcctgttaaaaggaagtttttccttcccactgtcatcagtgatttggtgttatataaTCAAACCGAATTGATTATCTATGCGATGAGTTTACAAAGTTTACTTTAGTCTCTATCAGTGATTCTAAATATTTTTCCTCATTCatcaatttaaacttttttacgaatttttaaaatgtatttttatcatcgtgattattattatatcataaatttcagtttaaaacaaatatttttcgACCTTAAATTGAACccatgagagagagacagtgataTATCACTGGTAGAAAAAAGAGGTTTTACTCTTTAAAGTCGGGTTAAATCCCCACAAGTCCAGTTTACCGAACATGCTTGTTTCTTCCTTCATTACACAAATATTTATGGTCCTTTTTGCATGTGCGTGTAAAATGTGTCCGGAAATAATAAGTACATTTATAAGTGCCGCTGGCAGCGAGTGCCACTGATGTGATTATGCTGTTTACGGAGGAGATGCAGTAAAGCAGCGCACTTCGTTTCAGTCATCACTCCTCTTCATGTATTCCTCCTGTCATTGAGTTTttttgagagcatcctcacctTAAATGAGACACTGTGCCGACAAATTAGTATCCCTGAAAATGAAgttcaacacacacacgcacgcacgcacgcacgcacgcgcacacacacacacacacacacacacacacgatctgCAGAGTCAAACTAAAAGAGAACAAATAGAAACACTCGACAGTTTTGTTTCTCTAATTTGCATTGACCGGACATAATTACCTCTATTGATGCAGTTTAAACTGTTCAGCAGATGAAGAGTAAAATCTATTCAGAAAACGTTGGTCCCCAAAAGGATTTAAAGTACTTTCTTTACCAGGCAGTATCTGTCGGCCTGAGTCTGTATTTCTATTCATGTGATAATTACTGCGTCTTGCAGGGCTTGAATTAATTTTTCACCGCCAGCAGCAGAGCGAGGACACAGAGGAGACGACTTAAAGGCTGCTGGTTCAATTCCTCGagttaaacacaaataaaaagcttttctgtgttttttgacTCATATATTACCCAGATCTCTCCATTTTCCTGCCTGCCCCTCTTTTAATTAGCCGATATTGCTGATAATGCAAACTCAGCATTTCTGCAGACTCAATGGTTTCCTTCCAAGTTTCccaattaaacaaaaaagaacagtAACTCCAGTCTATTCACCTTTGCCACTCTTTCAAACATTGTAAATCACTGACACTCATTAAAAGCCTCAGCTCGCAGGCTGCTGTTCCTGTAaggcttttaatgtgaaaagtCTGCAGGAAGTGCTTACTCATCAATGAAAGGTATGTTTATGACTGCTGAGTATTTGAATAGTCACTCAAGCTTATGTGAAATATTTGCACCTTTAGTTACACTGAGCCGTTTTTAGCTCTGGATTCTAATTGGCTGCTGCACAAACATCACTTGCTGCAGCTCCATATTAGTATGTAAATGCCTCCAGGCTTGAACTCAATACTTTGAAACGTCAGTACGTAACGGTCACCAAAATGTACATTTGCAGCAGGAATTAGTTTAGGGTAGAGTGTTAATCATTGATGGAtccaaatgagaaaaataagaaaggTAAAGAAAGATGTGAGCGCCATGCAGAGAGTTAAGGTTGATAAAACTGTCTGAATGCTAAGAAATCCAGATAGAGCTCCCACTTCTTCAGACATTATTTGATCTGAAATCTCAGCTGAAGGACACTGACGGCAGGCAATAATCTGCAAATAAAACTGCAGTAAGTAGGAGGCACGTTTCATCTTTAGATTAGTATTTCAGGCAGAGGACTCGCACCTGCATCATCCATTTACCATTATATTCCCCCGGCGTGTTCTTCCTGCCTCATTAATCCAGCAGAGTCATTGTTCAGAGAGAAATAAGGGCTGTATTGTACCTGCCTGAGCTTGAAATTATTCTCTCACTTCAtccaaaacatcaaaacataTCCATTCACTGCGCAACAACCTGCAGCTCCGACGCTGAGGGCTCCAGGAGAACTCGGAATGAAAACAGAGCTTGTGTTATTAATTGTGTCTGGCTTTCTGTTTTACCCATCAAGTCATAGAAGTATGAGGTATCGCACTCACCAGGCACTGTGTCGATACACTCTAAATATCCCtattaatatgaatattttaatcaaagaaggaaaaattgCTCATTGGCATCAAAGCGGGATGAAACCAGCTCCAATTAGGTCTCAGTTTGGGGAATttgttctcctctcctcttaTAATAATGTATGAAATGACATGAAAGGAGTCTCTGGTGCTGATGGAGCCACACATGATTATGATCCGAGTCTGTAGCTCCCCTCAGCTCTCAGGCTACAGCTTCATGATGTGATGCTCTCCCAAATATTAAACAGTTTGAATTTTTCTGCATTCAGCAAGTGCTCAGTTTTCGATTTTAGAATTGGATaattgcttcttctttttttaatgtggtgATATAAACCAAATATATCGGCTCTgccaaagagaagaaaatatcTATGGACCCACGTTTAACGAGGAAAAATACCCAGAGTAAACGGATATGTCAGGTACAGCAGCTAAATCTAAATCTATCACACTCCAGAACATTAATGTCACATAAAACCTTGAACTTTATAGTCTGTGTCATTTAACACTCTAAaatcacacattaaaaaaacctgCAGACATGACATGCAAATGAATGCATTAGTGCCAATACCTGCAGTACCTCTAGTTTCCACATGAggctccaaaagtgagtcagtcTCCATAGACTGATGGATAATATGttaaaatatgttaatatgttaaaatgtccaactttacagcTGAGATAAAAACCTTCAGAGTCTcaatgatgcattgagtttttcctttgcagtcacctttctcactcactatgtattaacagacctctctgcattgaatcatatctgttattaatctctgtctgtcttccacAGCAAGTCtctatcctgttttccttcttccaccccaaccggtcgcagcagatggccgcccctccctgagcctggttctgctggaggtttcttcctgttaaaagggagtttttccttcccactgtcaccaaagtgcttgctcatagggggtcatatgattatgtatctactgtacaatataaagcgccttgaggcgacttttgttgtgatttggcgctatataaataaaattgaattgaattaatacaaaaaactgttttgacCTCTATGGATGGTTTCCTCCTTCAGAACAACAGTAGTGGAGAAAACCTTTTATTCAACTCTCCTGTTTGAGTTACATCGAGGTTTAAAGCTATGCATTAATATTGCCGTGGCCACTTTCACAGACAGGCTGGTGCCGACAGGGCTAGCTGCTGTCAGCTCTGCATCATCGTAGCTAGTTCATCCAAGTTTACACAGCACATTGAACATGTTTTATTAGTCATTAAGAAAAGCAAAGGCCCAAGGTTAGCAGTACCCTCAGGTTTACCCacagttttattaattttccaTCCATTTGTATTTTTCAGCTGGTTATCGACGCCCCACCTGCAGCGGCTCATGTCCCACAGTTTGAGAAATGCTGCAGTACGtaaaactttaaatatatttttacttaAACAGCTGTAATCCACTAACTGGTGATTGCTGATATATTCAAAGAGGTGTgacagttttgcaaacaacacatAATGACTCTTTAAACCAGACAAACCAGCAGAATAAAGAACCCTAAAGAAGGATGCAGGTTGCATTCCAACTCACCACGTCTAAGAAGGTGTTCTCCAGGGACCTGTACTCAGGTGAAGTCTTGTTGAAGAGGTCCTCAGAGAAGTCCATGTTGGTGACGCGCAGGCTGAAGAACACCACCAGCTCCCGGCCGTGGCTGGCCGTGGTCATGGTGGGAGTGGTTAGGTATCTCAGTGGAGGTGTGGCCGTGGTGACAATGGTCCTGTGTTCCTCCTGCACAGACAGGAAGCCGCTCCCCTCTTCTCCCTTTTCCAGGAGCTCATTTGGGTCTGTGGCCACCACGCTGGTTTGATCCAGCTCCACAGCCAGGTCCTgcacagcttcttccaccatgTCTTCGGTAGCATCCGGCGGGGTGGTGGGGCTTCCgccttctttttttatgtagccTCCTAAGTCTTCATCAATAATGACGACAGGTGGCTCGCTTTGCTCTGACTCCACCTCCGGCTCAGCGCTATCACCCTCAGGAGACTCAGTAACAATGGGGACTTCAGATTCTTCTGCTACCTCAAAGAGTCCAGAGTCAATTGTTGGGACGGGTAAAAACACTTCAGAAACATCGACAGAAGCTGCCGGAGGTGTAGGCAGTGAGTCTGAAGCTGGTGGTGCTGTCACACTGATGTCTGTTTCTGGGGataaattacttttttgtgtCTCCTCTGGCAACTCTTTAGTGGCTTCTGATGTGCCTGTTGTGTCTGCAGCTGCCACTTTGAAATTTCAGGCAAAAAGGATTAATTAAGTCATGAGTGCACACAAAGGATTTCAACAAATTACCAAAATGTGCCTGTATACATACATAATAAATTCATACAGCTAATGCAGAATCCTCACTTCTGCACTAAGATAAAATCTTACAGAAAAGATCCATCTGATGGAGTCTTTAATAATCAAAAAATAACCCACAACTTTTCATGCAGCACAGACACATTGCACAGTCTGCACTGAAATGTAGGGAGATCACATTTTGGTTTGTACACGGCTCTAAAATTATATAATCAATCCATCAGAAAACATGTAATCATCTCACTTCCATCTCATTTATAATTACTGTAATTCGCCCATATATTATACTCTTTATAGGTTTTACAAAAGAAACACTTAAGTAATGTAACAAGTAGTGTAGTGTAGTGTAGTGAAGCGAACTGATTTCTCCGGCGAGTAATTaagtactgcattacttttaaggaAAGTAAAAAATTATGTGTAATAAAGTACTTTTTTGAATAACAACCCCAACACTGCTCTTCACACCTGCTCACCTGTGATATGAGAGATCGTCTCCAAGTGTGAATTGCCTTTTGTCGTTTCTGTCATTGTGGTGGAATTGACTTCATGCTCCACCTGAACGTCTACACTCTCTACATCCTCCTCGTTGTAAAAATGATCAATGATGGGATAGTCATGGTCAGGTTGGCCTACATCTTCGCTGGAAGGCTGGACTGGTATGACGGGTAAATTATGCTCCTCTGCTGGGTGATGATAGTCAGTTCTGACAGGATACAGGAGGTTTTTATCTTCAATGACCTGAACAGCATCCTCTCCAAAAGGAAGGTTGTCCACACCATCCAAGGAGGGCAGGATTTTAATTGATTCGGCAGGTGGCTCAGTGGCATCTATTTTAGGTTCTGGTTCTAACATCTCTACTACCCCCTCACCTGGATCCGATTCTAGGCCATGAAGATGCTCCCCTTCTGATTGTTGGACTTCCTCTATTACCTCTTCTTTAGATTCTGGCTCTGAGACTTCTGGTAGCTTTTCCTCTGGTGGTAAACTGTCAGCTTTGCCTTTGACCGGTTGAGAAGCTTCTTTTGGTTTTGGGCTTTCAGCAACCTTCACTTGTTCCACGACTTCTTCAGATTGTGGTAGTGGGACCTCAGTTACATCCAGTACTTCTGATTCTTTCCCAGGTAATGGTTCGTATGGTACCTTTTTCATCTCTACCACCGACTCAGTCGGTTCTGGTACTTCTTCTTGCTCCTTTTCTGATTCTGCAGTCCCAACTTCCACAGGTGCCATTTCTGTTACTTTGGGCACTTGGGTTTCCCTTGTCGGTGCAGTTTCTGGTTCTGCAGTTTCTTCTGCTGGAGATTTAACTTTTTCTACCCGCAAAacctcttcctcctttctttcGACATCTTTATCATCTCGTGCTGGACCCTCAGAAACCTCTTCTTCTGCTGGTTTCACATCTGCTGGCTTTTCCTGAATTACTTTTGCTTCAGGTTCAGAGGCCTCTGGCACTAGTTTTTCTGATCCTGTGGCATCAACCCCCTCTCCTTTTGGTTCTGAAACATCTTCTACACCTGTGAGTTGTGACTCTTCCTCTGGTTCTTTAACACCCCCCACATTTGGCTCAGGCTGCAAATTTGGAATTACATTTTCGtccatttttttaatctcttctgtaatttttgctttttcctcttCTGGTTGTAAAACACTGGGCTGTTCATGCAGTGCTTCTTCTGTCAGATCTTTGACGGTGCTTTCTTCTGCTTCTGCCTTGGGCTCTGAAAATTCAAGGTCCTTCTCTTCAATACCTAGAGTAGTAATTACTTCTGTAATTACTTTTTCTGGCTCTGAAACAGCAACTTCTTGAGATTCTACTATAAACTCTTCCCCTGGCTCTGAGTCTACAGGCACttttgtgtctggttttgcaTTTTCAGCTACTTTGTGACCTGGCTCTGAGGTTTCAGCTGGCTCTGAAACTTCAGGCACTTCATTATCTACTTCAGAAACTTCAGGTACTTCTTGACCTGGCTCTGAAGGCGCAGGTACTTCTTGAACTGGCTCTGAAGGCGCAGGTACTTCTTGACCTGGCTCCGAAAGTGCAGGTACTTCTTGAACTGGCTCTGAAGGCGCAGGTACTTCTTGAACTGGCTCAGAGGGCGCAGGTATTTCTTGACCTGGCTCAGAAGGCGCAGGTATTTCTTGACCTGGCTCCGAAAGTGCAGGTATTTCTTGACCTGGCTCTGAAGGCGCAGGTATTTCTTGACCTGGCTCCGAAAGTGCAGGTACTTCTTGAACTGGCTCAGAGAGTGCAGGTATTTCTTGACCTGGCTCAGAAGGCGCAGGTATTTCTTGACCTGGCTCCGAAAGTGCAGGTATTTCTTGACCTGGCTCTGAAGGCGCAGGTATTTCTTGACCTGGCTCTGAAGGTGCAGGTACTTCTTTACCTGGCTCCGAAAGTGCAGGTACTTCTTGACCTGGCTCTGAAGGCGCAGGTATTTCTTGACCTGGCTCTGAAGGCGCAGGTACTTCTTGACCTGGCTCTGAAGGCGCAGGTATTTCTTGACCTGGCTCAGAAGGCGCAGGTACTTCTTGACCTGGCTCAGAAGGCGCAGGTACTTCTTGACCTGGCTCAGAAGGCGCAGGTACTTCTTGACCTGGCTCAGAAGGCGCAGGTATTTCGTGACCTGGCTCAGAAGGCGCAGGTACTTCTTGACCTGGCTCAGAAGGCGCAGGTACTTCTTGTCCTGGCTCCGAAAGCGCAGGTACTTCTTGACCTGGCTCTGAAGGCGCAGGTATTTCTTGACCTGGCTTTGAAGGCGCAAGTACTTCTTGATCTGGCTCCAAAGGCCCAGATACTTCTTGATTTGGTTTTGAGGCCTCGGCTACTTCATGACCTGGCTCTGAGACTACAGTTACCTCTTTTACTGGCTCTGAAACTTCAGGCACTTCATTATCCCTTTCAAAAACCTCATATACTTCTTTTTCTAAATTTGAAACTTCAGGCACTTCTCTGTGTGGTTTCGAAACCTCAGCTACTTCTTGGTCTGGCTCTAAAACTTCAGGCACTTCTTTTTCTGGTTCAGAAACCCCATGTACTTCTTTTTCAACTGATACTTCAGCTACTTTTTCATCAGGGTCTGCAACAGTTGCTCCTAGTTTGTTAGGTTCTTGAAGTTCATCTACCTTGGAAATTTCAGCTACTACTTCTTTTAGTTTAAACACATCAGCTGATTCTTTGACTGTCTCTGAAACTTCAGATACTTCTTTGACTGTCTCTGAAACTTCAGATGATTCTTTGACTGTCTCTGAAACT comes from the Astatotilapia calliptera chromosome 15, fAstCal1.2, whole genome shotgun sequence genome and includes:
- the LOC113037600 gene encoding interphotoreceptor matrix proteoglycan 2-like isoform X1, translated to MMLWAFGLALLLAVAPQAAVIKEGDGRMDSGVKMEAVGPAGLAQLLKMPALTKSSGFKPELRRSKRSVFLHSGVRICPQETISEVIASHQAYYQLRVCQEAVWEAFRIFFDRIPGTAEYQRWVHTCQHESLCISDLAKNFSDSEEHVSMIQRRMDRLRDRRPSSRGATTPAPTQKLPEITGPEAQTDPPSAPPVLVTSTTVFFSSTSASPSSAPETSHPAKELKEDPELPNVVPDSPVEQIVEFSIDLVDPGYRELLDDPDSPQYIDLAQHLQDQMQHVFDKLPGFRSIHVLGISETQDTDGPGGISVHYSLVFEVSSPQITSEISENATDTPKSSSANSALREMVTKALREEASLPVDLDSINFEPEKILLPALRATASVGVMNQSSEPDSHNELEISTVEPEFDKLWPAVSLTPMEKENALEILLDPTAVPDDDATAVTSGVAEGSDQLPGSEDVTDESIYVSEPGPVKEEGKGEELLIITHEIETIHHDETGKLVRDYIPTPPALLELETDAPYVSLSPNLIPEGELSPVGDDREVPRLDTVQITPTANIIFTTIPAAKEAPDVRLPITTVSAITDQPPTKPTVILHEDEEENALPEEEEEVHLGVSKTHDAGDISETKDVSELENEKGLLKPESGLAVEPDEESLKVLQATVEVSETVEGISEVSESAKEVSDVSETVKESSEVSETVKESSEVSETVKEVSDVSETVKESSEVSETVKESSEVSETVKEVSEVSETVKESADVFKLKEVVAEISKVDELQEPNKLGATVADPDEKVAEVSVEKEVHGVSEPEKEVPEVLEPDQEVAEVSKPHREVPEVSNLEKEVYEVFERDNEVPEVSEPVKEVTVVSEPGHEVAEASKPNQEVSGPLEPDQEVLAPSKPGQEIPAPSEPGQEVPALSEPGQEVPAPSEPGQEVPAPSEPGHEIPAPSEPGQEVPAPSEPGQEVPAPSEPGQEVPAPSEPGQEIPAPSEPGQEVPAPSEPGQEIPAPSEPGQEVPALSEPGKEVPAPSEPGQEIPAPSEPGQEIPALSEPGQEIPAPSEPGQEIPALSEPVQEVPALSEPGQEIPAPSEPGQEIPALSEPGQEIPAPSEPGQEIPAPSEPVQEVPAPSEPVQEVPALSEPGQEVPAPSEPVQEVPAPSEPGQEVPEVSEVDNEVPEVSEPAETSEPGHKVAENAKPDTKVPVDSEPGEEFIVESQEVAVSEPEKVITEVITTLGIEEKDLEFSEPKAEAEESTVKDLTEEALHEQPSVLQPEEEKAKITEEIKKMDENVIPNLQPEPNVGGVKEPEEESQLTGVEDVSEPKGEGVDATGSEKLVPEASEPEAKVIQEKPADVKPAEEEVSEGPARDDKDVERKEEEVLRVEKVKSPAEETAEPETAPTRETQVPKVTEMAPVEVGTAESEKEQEEVPEPTESVVEMKKVPYEPLPGKESEVLDVTEVPLPQSEEVVEQVKVAESPKPKEASQPVKGKADSLPPEEKLPEVSEPESKEEVIEEVQQSEGEHLHGLESDPGEGVVEMLEPEPKIDATEPPAESIKILPSLDGVDNLPFGEDAVQVIEDKNLLYPVRTDYHHPAEEHNLPVIPVQPSSEDVGQPDHDYPIIDHFYNEEDVESVDVQVEHEVNSTTMTETTKGNSHLETISHITVAAADTTGTSEATKELPEETQKSNLSPETDISVTAPPASDSLPTPPAASVDVSEVFLPVPTIDSGLFEVAEESEVPIVTESPEGDSAEPEVESEQSEPPVVIIDEDLGGYIKKEGGSPTTPPDATEDMVEEAVQDLAVELDQTSVVATDPNELLEKGEEGSGFLSVQEEHRTIVTTATPPLRYLTTPTMTTASHGRELVVFFSLRVTNMDFSEDLFNKTSPEYRSLENTFLDVLLPFLQANLTGFKKLEILNFRKGSVVVNSKMKFTKSVPYNITEAVHCILEEFCTAAAKKLHIQIDTHSLDIEPADQADPCKFQACGEFSRCVVNAWTKEAECQCQLGFVSVDGLPCQSLCVLQPNYCQGGECRIVPGYGAVCRHKDGYSLPALSS